One segment of Marinobacter sediminum DNA contains the following:
- the fliE gene encoding flagellar hook-basal body complex protein FliE, whose product MVQRADINSVLSDIRSLRSQMTQNQQIEQDQSVRGRIDGPRQVQETQETPSFSDMLGKAVNNVSELQQNAGDLRTAYDMGDPNVDITRVMIAAQKSSVSFEALTQVRNRVVRAYEDIMNMPI is encoded by the coding sequence ATGGTTCAGCGTGCCGACATTAACAGCGTTCTGTCTGACATCCGCTCACTGCGTTCACAAATGACGCAGAATCAGCAAATTGAGCAGGACCAGTCGGTGCGTGGTCGTATCGACGGCCCGCGCCAGGTTCAGGAGACACAGGAAACGCCAAGCTTCAGCGATATGCTGGGCAAGGCCGTGAACAACGTGAGCGAGCTCCAGCAGAACGCCGGTGATCTCCGCACGGCATACGATATGGGGGATCCCAATGTGGACATTACCCGCGTGATGATTGCCGCCCAGAAATCCTCTGTCTCCTTCGAAGCACTTACCCAGGTACGTAACCGGGTGGTTCGGGCTTACGAAGACATTATGAACATGCCGATCTGA